In Halobacteriovorax marinus SJ, the following proteins share a genomic window:
- a CDS encoding general secretion pathway protein GspC, giving the protein MTKKKNGIFSKIKSKFSKQDEDEFEEDIYEEVDEEEYIDDDFEESTGDIAVDPEALEMQALKDEEDQDLEESDLPPQIDEASCEQVSFSEEQEDDDIEDMLNSRPAVEEEEDSEDDEEDEEVFVAQEFKISDEEKEELEDLDAPLQEFNPARDQEDEELEHFDDDYEDEFYEDPKPSVSQRFMAFLANVKDKVPSRESFSLRRSHNSDEEEFESVASSTPALMKVQEKFNLSNLTWNGFVEKTFSPDSRQDIHRTFLTCMILGCSYFGGKIIATGISSKLETQTKKPRAATGIYTPRARVAVLKIEKSNLFNTKDPSLDGVKPIEKPKVDENLVCKSADRKSQLGIKLVNTIVLQDSVKSIASVQVRGKNQILDIREGEKINNDAEIGKIDRLRVVFKNLKTGDCEYVESQSKEPRVKNPINVVSASKGKNLLNKYKDSRIQNVGNTFKIQKKVRDEMLGNISEVLTQARAIQIKNPDGTLAFKMTEIVPGSIYSKLNIQEGDTITAINGKKFSNLNEIMNLFGKIKDIDRFELSVRRDGSTQNLEYNFE; this is encoded by the coding sequence ATGACTAAAAAGAAAAATGGAATTTTCTCGAAGATCAAAAGTAAATTCTCGAAGCAAGATGAGGATGAATTTGAAGAGGACATCTACGAAGAAGTAGATGAAGAAGAATATATTGATGATGACTTTGAAGAGTCTACTGGTGATATTGCTGTAGATCCTGAGGCGTTAGAAATGCAGGCCCTCAAGGATGAAGAAGACCAAGATTTAGAAGAGAGTGATCTCCCTCCTCAAATAGACGAAGCCTCTTGTGAGCAAGTTTCTTTTAGCGAAGAGCAAGAAGACGATGATATTGAAGATATGCTCAATAGTCGTCCCGCCGTTGAAGAAGAGGAAGACAGCGAAGATGATGAAGAAGACGAAGAAGTCTTTGTTGCACAAGAATTTAAAATTTCAGATGAAGAAAAAGAAGAGCTTGAGGATCTAGATGCTCCCCTACAGGAATTCAATCCTGCAAGAGATCAGGAAGATGAAGAGCTTGAACATTTTGATGATGACTATGAAGACGAATTCTATGAAGATCCTAAACCTAGTGTTTCACAGAGATTCATGGCCTTCCTCGCAAATGTTAAAGACAAAGTTCCATCTAGAGAATCATTCTCATTAAGACGCTCTCACAATAGTGATGAAGAAGAATTTGAAAGCGTAGCCTCTAGCACTCCTGCTCTCATGAAAGTTCAAGAGAAGTTTAACCTCTCTAACTTAACTTGGAATGGATTTGTAGAAAAAACTTTTTCACCAGACTCAAGACAAGATATTCACCGTACATTCTTAACGTGTATGATTCTTGGTTGTTCTTACTTTGGTGGAAAGATAATTGCGACAGGTATTTCATCTAAGTTAGAAACACAAACAAAGAAGCCTAGAGCAGCGACAGGAATCTACACTCCTAGAGCAAGAGTTGCTGTTTTAAAAATAGAGAAATCAAATCTTTTTAATACTAAGGACCCTTCTCTAGATGGTGTTAAACCAATAGAAAAACCTAAAGTAGATGAGAATCTAGTATGTAAGAGTGCAGATAGAAAAAGCCAATTAGGTATTAAGCTTGTGAACACAATTGTTTTACAAGACTCTGTGAAGTCTATTGCCTCAGTACAAGTAAGAGGAAAGAACCAAATTCTCGATATTAGAGAGGGTGAGAAAATTAATAACGACGCAGAGATTGGAAAAATTGATCGTCTACGCGTTGTCTTTAAGAATCTTAAAACTGGTGATTGTGAATATGTTGAAAGCCAGAGTAAAGAGCCAAGAGTTAAGAATCCTATCAATGTCGTAAGCGCATCAAAAGGAAAGAATCTCTTAAATAAGTATAAAGACTCTCGTATTCAGAACGTTGGAAATACATTTAAAATTCAAAAGAAAGTTAGAGATGAAATGCTTGGTAATATAAGTGAAGTACTAACACAGGCCCGAGCAATTCAAATTAAGAACCCTGACGGAACACTCGCTTTCAAAATGACTGAAATTGTGCCGGGATCTATTTATAGTAAATTGAATATTCAAGAAGGCGATACCATTACAGCTATTAATGGAAAGAAGTTTAGTAACCTAAACGAGATAATGAATTTATTTGGAAAGATAAAAGATATTGATAGATTTGAACTTTCAGTAAGAAGAGACGGATCTACACAGAACTTAGAATATAACTTTGAATAA
- a CDS encoding acyl-CoA dehydrogenase family protein, whose amino-acid sequence MSESKDAKYNVDQEGQEFDSVVGSLFFGEINEDVIFPFPHFSEDQVEMAKEMCSAVSKYGEDAIDGEKFDEEAKIPDEVIRGLAELGLCGLAVPEEYGGMQLDYSLYSRVFAEVASMDGSTATMLGAHQSIGYRALLNEGTPEQKEKWLPSLASGEKLASFCLTEPGSGSDAYSIKTKAIKNDDGSFTITGQKLWITNAGTAEFYTVFCKTDHEKDGKMVEKISCFIIEKGMEGVSFGEKENKMGIRASETRAVYFDKVKVPAENVLGELGKGFKIAMNVLNSGRLSLGAGCVGGMKTILKMATEHAKGRKQFGAPISDFGLIQQKLAFMAARCYATESIVYMTTGNMIKGMNDYFLETAICKVYGSESLWTVVDTGLQIAAGNGYMKEYPYERIMRDSRINLIFEGTNEILRCFLALSGMKGPSDSLKELGKVSDVSSALKDPIKSLGVLSDFAKKRISKMIASRALTKAHPELEEYANYFSSMMASFAIQVENTLIKHGKKIIGNEYPQGRLSNMATELYVMLCVISRTTSILEKDDVPQDKKDYVLGLTKIVIKESRQNFVANLKEMTNNYDKLTAEVSQAVCNYDGYGLDIINY is encoded by the coding sequence ATGAGCGAGAGTAAGGACGCTAAGTACAATGTTGACCAAGAAGGACAAGAATTCGATTCTGTCGTTGGCAGCTTATTTTTTGGTGAGATCAATGAAGACGTAATTTTTCCTTTTCCACACTTTAGTGAAGACCAAGTGGAAATGGCCAAAGAAATGTGCTCGGCCGTTTCTAAATATGGTGAAGACGCAATTGACGGTGAAAAATTTGATGAAGAGGCCAAGATACCTGACGAAGTTATTAGGGGATTAGCAGAGCTTGGGCTTTGTGGTTTGGCCGTTCCAGAAGAATATGGTGGAATGCAGCTAGACTACTCATTATATTCAAGAGTTTTTGCTGAAGTCGCATCAATGGATGGATCAACTGCTACAATGCTTGGTGCACACCAATCAATTGGTTATAGAGCTCTTTTAAATGAGGGAACTCCTGAACAAAAAGAAAAATGGCTTCCATCACTAGCTTCTGGTGAAAAATTAGCATCATTTTGTTTAACTGAGCCAGGTTCTGGTTCTGATGCATACTCTATAAAGACTAAGGCCATTAAAAATGATGATGGCTCATTCACAATCACAGGTCAAAAGCTTTGGATTACTAATGCTGGAACTGCTGAGTTCTATACTGTTTTCTGTAAAACTGATCATGAGAAAGACGGAAAGATGGTAGAGAAAATTTCTTGCTTCATTATAGAGAAGGGCATGGAAGGTGTTAGCTTCGGTGAAAAAGAAAATAAAATGGGTATCCGTGCTTCTGAAACGAGAGCTGTGTACTTTGATAAAGTAAAAGTTCCTGCTGAGAATGTTCTTGGTGAGTTAGGAAAGGGCTTTAAGATTGCGATGAATGTCTTAAACTCAGGAAGACTTTCACTTGGTGCAGGTTGTGTCGGTGGTATGAAGACTATCCTAAAGATGGCAACAGAGCACGCGAAAGGAAGAAAGCAATTTGGTGCACCTATTAGTGACTTTGGTCTTATTCAGCAAAAGTTAGCTTTCATGGCCGCTCGTTGTTATGCCACTGAAAGTATTGTTTATATGACTACGGGGAATATGATCAAGGGAATGAATGACTACTTCCTTGAGACTGCAATTTGTAAAGTTTATGGGTCTGAATCTTTATGGACAGTGGTAGATACTGGTCTTCAGATTGCGGCCGGTAATGGATATATGAAAGAGTATCCTTACGAGAGAATTATGAGAGACTCAAGGATTAACCTGATCTTTGAAGGAACAAATGAAATTCTAAGATGTTTCCTTGCTCTTTCTGGTATGAAGGGACCTTCTGACTCACTTAAGGAACTTGGTAAGGTGTCGGATGTTTCATCTGCTCTAAAAGATCCTATTAAATCTCTAGGTGTTCTCTCTGATTTTGCAAAGAAGAGAATTTCAAAGATGATTGCCTCTAGGGCCTTAACAAAAGCGCACCCTGAGCTTGAAGAGTATGCTAACTACTTCTCTTCAATGATGGCATCATTTGCTATTCAAGTTGAAAATACTTTAATTAAGCACGGTAAGAAAATTATTGGAAACGAATATCCTCAAGGAAGACTTTCTAATATGGCAACAGAGCTCTATGTTATGTTGTGTGTAATCTCTCGTACAACATCAATTCTTGAAAAAGATGATGTTCCTCAAGATAAGAAAGATTATGTTCTAGGTCTTACTAAGATTGTAATTAAAGAGTCGAGACAGAACTTTGTCGCTAACTTAAAAGAGATGACTAATAATTATGACAAGCTTACAGCAGAAGTATCGCAAGCAGTATGTAATTATGATGGTTATGGATTAGATATAATTAATTATTAA
- a CDS encoding CRTAC1 family protein: MIRTLLFTSIFVFSGCSTLKKIPKLFKKDKEQPKREVVKIPHGPSLEGTGTYFKDITKEVGLEGEIATHIYAVDFDGDGYTDIVTLPFFYSRPKFFSYIPETKKYVELKYNPFGKVVRASYLTFFDVDKDGLLDLLAGTLNQKSALPKEPLKIFKASRVKGQIHYKQVLATNIKDARPTSSVSILDFNLDGYIDLFEANWLDYSKGSSPKASPDRLYMGKKNFDYQEVSYLLEDEARFSKANNAFVNAMPSFSSSTCDLDQNGFPDILTSSSGGHPNKMWMNLYDIQHKERIFKDHANGSGYEHDGFGMLNPRGGGNSLYSLCTDYNNDGVMDILVGEVSHSFDSENRDKSSFLTGSTREFPPKFLRSEYVQDNGRRVWSQSDKRSVFGDFNNDGLIDILVENTGYPPYTRLIYFIQEPDHGFENVAKDAKIDILNPSGVVTLDIDRDGRMDFITGQSNVRKADLPRRIYVYKNIIPREGRQSLRIFLDGIKSNIHGWGAMVEVETDHFTQKRWAEFITGPQPSQSEYGLHFGLDLKNSLKNITVTWPILEKRQIPLRVDYQYKIPKGREHSEITLCEDGRVLEGRASCRN, from the coding sequence ATGATTAGAACTCTACTCTTTACTTCAATTTTTGTTTTCTCTGGTTGTTCTACTTTAAAGAAGATACCGAAACTTTTTAAAAAAGATAAGGAACAACCAAAGAGAGAAGTCGTTAAGATACCTCACGGCCCTTCATTAGAAGGGACGGGGACGTACTTTAAAGATATAACAAAAGAAGTTGGTTTAGAGGGAGAGATTGCTACTCATATATATGCTGTAGATTTTGATGGTGATGGTTACACTGATATTGTCACGCTTCCATTCTTTTATTCAAGGCCAAAATTCTTTAGCTATATTCCAGAGACAAAGAAGTATGTAGAGCTTAAGTACAATCCATTTGGTAAGGTTGTGCGTGCCAGTTATCTTACTTTCTTTGATGTTGATAAAGATGGACTCCTTGACCTATTGGCGGGAACACTCAACCAAAAGTCAGCACTTCCAAAAGAACCACTTAAAATTTTTAAAGCGAGTAGAGTTAAAGGACAAATTCACTATAAGCAGGTCTTGGCCACTAATATAAAAGATGCTAGGCCTACATCATCAGTTTCAATTCTTGATTTTAATCTCGACGGTTATATTGATCTCTTTGAAGCAAATTGGCTGGATTACTCTAAGGGCTCTTCTCCCAAAGCTTCTCCTGATAGACTCTATATGGGGAAGAAGAATTTTGATTATCAAGAGGTGAGCTACCTTCTAGAAGATGAAGCTCGCTTTTCGAAGGCCAATAATGCCTTTGTAAATGCAATGCCTTCTTTTTCATCTAGTACTTGTGACTTAGATCAAAATGGATTCCCTGATATCCTAACAAGCTCTTCTGGTGGGCATCCAAATAAGATGTGGATGAATCTCTATGACATTCAACACAAAGAGAGAATTTTTAAAGATCATGCTAATGGTTCAGGTTATGAGCATGACGGTTTTGGAATGCTTAATCCAAGAGGTGGAGGAAATTCTCTCTATAGCCTTTGCACTGACTATAATAATGATGGTGTAATGGATATTCTCGTTGGGGAAGTATCTCACTCCTTTGATTCTGAAAATAGGGATAAGTCCTCTTTTCTAACTGGAAGCACTAGAGAGTTTCCACCAAAGTTTTTAAGGTCTGAATACGTTCAAGATAATGGAAGAAGAGTTTGGTCTCAAAGTGATAAGAGATCAGTCTTTGGTGACTTTAATAATGATGGCCTTATTGACATTCTTGTTGAGAACACAGGCTATCCTCCGTACACGCGACTCATTTACTTTATTCAAGAGCCCGATCATGGTTTTGAAAACGTGGCCAAGGATGCAAAGATCGATATTCTCAATCCTTCAGGAGTAGTCACTCTTGATATAGATAGAGATGGAAGAATGGACTTTATTACAGGTCAAAGCAATGTGAGAAAGGCAGATCTTCCTCGAAGAATTTACGTTTATAAGAATATTATTCCAAGAGAGGGAAGGCAGTCGCTACGAATTTTCTTAGATGGGATAAAATCAAATATCCACGGTTGGGGAGCTATGGTTGAAGTGGAGACAGATCATTTCACTCAAAAGCGATGGGCAGAGTTCATCACTGGGCCTCAACCTTCTCAAAGTGAGTATGGTCTTCACTTTGGACTAGACCTAAAGAACTCTTTAAAGAATATTACTGTGACTTGGCCAATACTAGAAAAGAGACAGATTCCACTGCGTGTTGATTATCAATATAAGATACCTAAGGGAAGAGAGCACTCGGAGATCACTCTATGTGAAGACGGTAGAGTTCTAGAGGGTCGCGCTAGCTGTCGTAACTAA